One region of Pseudomonas alvandae genomic DNA includes:
- a CDS encoding NAD(P)/FAD-dependent oxidoreductase, translated as MRIAIIGSGISGLTCAYLLARQHQITVFEADNRIGGHTHTVDVDWQGRRYGVDTGFIVYNDWTYPNFIRLLDQLGVASRPTEMSFSVHDPASGQEYKGHTLDSLFARRRNLLSLSFWGMLLDILRFNREATADLKAQRIDGATRLGDYLRDRRYGQRFIDHYIVPMGSAIWSMSPAGMLAFPLQFFVRFCHNHGLLSVNQRPQWRVLEGGSRAYIEPLCARFRQRIHLDCPVQRVSRDADGVTVHSHRGPERFDKVVFACHSDQALALLETPSVDEVDVLGALAYAHNEVLLHTDTRLLPRRQNAWASWNYRLGGPPQAPAALTYNMNILQGFDAPVTFCVSLNQSASVDPAKVLARFDYAHPQYSLAGIAAQARQNDLQGQQHSYFCGAYWANGFHEDGVVSALAVAEHFGEVL; from the coding sequence ATGCGCATCGCAATCATCGGCAGCGGTATCTCGGGACTGACGTGCGCCTACCTGTTGGCCCGCCAGCATCAGATTACGGTGTTCGAAGCTGACAACCGGATCGGCGGCCATACCCATACCGTGGATGTCGATTGGCAGGGCCGACGCTACGGCGTGGACACCGGTTTCATTGTTTACAACGACTGGACCTACCCGAACTTCATCCGCTTGCTGGACCAGTTGGGCGTGGCGTCGCGCCCGACGGAAATGAGTTTCTCGGTGCATGACCCAGCGTCCGGCCAGGAATACAAAGGGCACACCCTGGACAGCCTGTTCGCCCGCCGGCGCAACCTGTTGTCTCTGAGCTTCTGGGGCATGCTGCTGGATATTCTCAGGTTCAACCGCGAGGCGACTGCGGACCTCAAGGCGCAGCGTATCGACGGCGCCACTCGACTGGGTGATTACCTGCGCGACCGGCGCTACGGCCAACGCTTCATCGACCATTACATCGTGCCGATGGGCTCGGCGATCTGGTCGATGTCGCCGGCCGGAATGCTGGCGTTCCCGCTGCAATTCTTCGTGCGTTTCTGCCACAACCACGGCCTGCTGTCGGTCAACCAGCGTCCGCAATGGCGAGTGCTCGAAGGCGGTTCCCGCGCCTACATCGAGCCGTTGTGCGCCCGCTTTCGCCAACGCATCCATCTCGACTGTCCGGTGCAGCGGGTCAGCCGCGACGCCGACGGCGTGACCGTGCACAGCCATCGTGGCCCGGAGCGATTCGACAAGGTGGTATTCGCCTGCCACAGCGACCAGGCCCTGGCGCTGCTCGAAACCCCAAGCGTCGATGAAGTCGATGTGCTCGGTGCCCTGGCCTACGCCCACAACGAGGTGCTGCTGCACACCGACACTCGATTATTGCCACGGCGCCAGAACGCCTGGGCGAGCTGGAACTACCGTCTGGGCGGTCCGCCACAGGCACCTGCCGCATTGACCTACAACATGAACATTCTCCAGGGGTTCGATGCGCCGGTGACGTTCTGCGTGAGCCTGAACCAAAGCGCGTCGGTGGACCCGGCCAAGGTCCTCGCCCGCTTCGACTACGCCCACCCGCAATACAGCCTCGCCGGGATCGCCGCCCAGGCTCGGCAAAATGACCTGCAAGGACAGCAGCACAGCTATTTCTGCGGCGCCTACTGGGCCAATGGCTTCCATGAAGACGGCGTCGTCAGCGCGCTCGCCGTGGCGGAGCATTTCGGAGAAGTGCTTTGA
- a CDS encoding SDR family NAD(P)-dependent oxidoreductase yields the protein MSRIWLTGASSGIGAELAAVLLGQGHRLALSARQVGPLRALAEHFPDQVLVLPGDVTDPEQIAAILQRIDREWGALDQVILNAGTCEYLEPGQFDSRLVERVLDTNLLGTCHCLEAALPLLRRGQAPHLVAVCSAVTWLALPRAGAYGASKAALRYLLESLRIDLAAEGIDVTLVSPGFVDTPLTRRNDFPMPQIWSAQRAAQHIARRLGPRPLDIAFPWAFIFVMRLLGHLPARWRLALGRRLSRNAERT from the coding sequence ATGAGCCGCATCTGGCTGACCGGTGCCAGCAGCGGCATCGGCGCCGAGCTGGCTGCGGTGCTGCTTGGACAAGGCCATCGCCTGGCGTTGAGCGCTCGGCAGGTCGGGCCACTGCGAGCCTTGGCCGAACACTTTCCGGATCAGGTGCTCGTCCTTCCGGGAGACGTGACCGATCCGGAGCAGATCGCCGCCATCCTCCAGCGCATCGACCGCGAATGGGGCGCCCTCGATCAGGTGATTCTCAACGCTGGCACCTGCGAATACCTGGAACCGGGGCAGTTCGACTCGCGCCTGGTGGAGCGCGTACTCGACACCAACCTGCTCGGCACCTGCCATTGCCTGGAAGCGGCCCTGCCCCTGTTGCGCCGAGGCCAAGCCCCGCATCTGGTCGCGGTGTGCAGCGCGGTGACCTGGCTGGCCCTGCCCCGGGCCGGTGCCTACGGCGCGTCCAAGGCCGCGTTGCGTTACCTGCTCGAGTCGTTGCGCATCGACCTGGCTGCCGAAGGCATCGACGTCACCCTGGTGAGCCCCGGCTTTGTCGATACGCCTCTGACCCGGCGCAATGACTTTCCCATGCCCCAGATCTGGTCGGCACAACGGGCCGCGCAGCACATCGCGCGACGCCTGGGCCCGCGCCCGCTGGATATCGCGTTTCCGTGGGCCTTCATTTTTGTCATGCGGTTGCTCGGGCACCTGCCTGCGCGCTGGCGCCTTGCGCTTGGCCGTCGTCTTTCACGTAACGCGGAAAGGACTTGA
- a CDS encoding nuclear transport factor 2 family protein — translation MSAFLKGFAHAFAELDASRLAELDRLYSDDVHFQDPLHRVEGLPALRDYFAQLYANVSDVRYDFHGYDETGPGEGYLRWTLRFRHPRLNGGAPIELPGCTYLRWNDRVYLHRDFFDAGALLYEHLPLFGPLIRWLKRRLA, via the coding sequence ATGTCTGCCTTTCTCAAAGGTTTCGCCCACGCGTTCGCCGAGCTGGATGCCAGCCGCCTGGCTGAACTCGACAGGCTCTACAGTGACGATGTGCACTTCCAAGACCCCTTGCACCGGGTCGAAGGGCTGCCGGCCCTGCGCGATTACTTCGCCCAGCTCTACGCCAACGTCAGCGACGTGCGTTACGACTTCCATGGCTACGATGAAACCGGCCCCGGCGAGGGCTACCTGCGCTGGACGCTGCGCTTTCGTCACCCGCGCCTGAACGGCGGGGCGCCGATCGAATTGCCAGGCTGCACCTACTTGCGCTGGAACGATCGGGTCTACCTGCATCGGGACTTCTTCGACGCCGGCGCCCTGCTCTACGAGCACTTGCCGCTCTTCGGCCCACTGATTCGCTGGCTCAAGCGGAGGCTGGCATGA
- a CDS encoding alkene reductase, with the protein MSHIGLDLLLSRVQVGTLSLKNRMVMAPMTRSRAGDGDVATPLMAEYYSQRASAGLIVTEGSQVSAQGKGYLRTPGIFTSQQVAGWKQVTDAVHAQGGQIYLQLWHVGRLSHSLVQADGALPVAPSAIKADGEIYTAEGLKPYELPRALALDEIPGVIDDFRQAALNAKLAGFDGVEIHGANGYLIDQFLRDGTNQRTDAYGGSIENRARFLKEVVESVIEVFGASRVGVRLSPIFSYFSMSDSHPQATFDYTARMLSRYGLAYLHIVELGEGPFDFVELKRRFGGPYIANGGYSAERAGAAISQGTADLVAFGTPFLANPDLVERFRLGEALNAPDPATFYQGEEAGYTDYPTLPAQ; encoded by the coding sequence ATGAGCCACATCGGTCTTGATCTTCTGCTTTCCCGCGTCCAAGTCGGCACGCTGTCCTTGAAAAACCGCATGGTCATGGCGCCCATGACCCGCAGCCGCGCAGGCGACGGCGATGTCGCGACGCCGCTCATGGCCGAGTACTACAGCCAGCGGGCCAGCGCCGGGCTCATTGTTACCGAAGGCTCGCAGGTTTCGGCCCAAGGCAAGGGTTATCTGCGCACCCCCGGGATTTTCACCAGCCAGCAAGTCGCCGGCTGGAAACAGGTGACCGACGCTGTTCACGCCCAAGGTGGGCAAATCTACTTGCAACTCTGGCACGTGGGCCGGTTGTCCCACTCCCTGGTCCAGGCTGACGGCGCCCTGCCCGTGGCCCCGTCGGCGATCAAGGCCGACGGTGAAATCTATACCGCCGAAGGCCTCAAGCCCTATGAACTGCCACGGGCATTGGCGCTGGATGAAATCCCTGGGGTGATCGACGATTTCCGCCAGGCCGCCCTCAACGCCAAGCTCGCCGGTTTCGACGGCGTGGAAATCCACGGCGCCAACGGCTACCTGATCGACCAGTTCCTGCGTGACGGCACCAACCAGCGCACCGATGCCTACGGTGGCTCGATCGAAAACCGCGCGCGCTTTCTCAAGGAAGTGGTCGAGTCAGTGATCGAAGTCTTCGGCGCCAGCCGCGTTGGCGTTCGCCTGTCGCCGATCTTCAGCTATTTCTCGATGAGCGACAGTCATCCCCAGGCAACTTTCGACTACACGGCCCGGATGCTCAGCCGCTATGGCCTGGCGTACCTGCACATTGTCGAATTGGGCGAAGGCCCGTTCGATTTCGTCGAACTCAAGCGGCGCTTTGGCGGCCCGTACATCGCCAACGGCGGCTACAGCGCTGAACGCGCAGGTGCGGCGATCAGCCAGGGCACCGCTGACTTGGTAGCGTTTGGCACACCGTTCCTGGCGAACCCGGACCTAGTGGAGCGTTTCCGCTTGGGTGAAGCGTTGAATGCGCCCGATCCCGCCACGTTCTATCAAGGTGAAGAGGCTGGTTATACGGATTATCCGACCCTGCCCGCCCAATAA
- a CDS encoding pirin family protein, which translates to MNSIVATPPRAIVHRTRGSSHGPITRLMSPGDLGQLCKPFVFLDLFELNAKGMPRGFGMHPHSGIATLTYMIEGEVAYEDTTGKSGTLPSGGMEWMQAGNGVWHDARPVGGSAIRGFQLWVALPPAQENAPAHSVYLAPSEIPREGPALVLLGQYGAARSSVAAPAGMNYLAVQLKDKERWRYTPPAGHDVAWLAVNSGSLDADANITAGEMVIFQDSAAAIDIVARGATSFVLGSAVKHPHDLVMGHYSVHTSEAALEQGESEIRRIGAQLKQQGRLA; encoded by the coding sequence ATGAACAGCATCGTCGCGACGCCACCGCGCGCCATCGTCCACCGTACCCGCGGCAGCAGCCATGGGCCTATCACTCGGCTCATGAGCCCCGGCGATCTCGGCCAACTGTGCAAACCTTTCGTGTTCCTCGACCTGTTCGAATTAAACGCCAAGGGCATGCCACGCGGCTTCGGCATGCACCCTCATTCCGGGATCGCAACACTGACCTACATGATCGAGGGCGAAGTGGCCTATGAGGACACCACCGGCAAATCCGGCACGCTACCGAGTGGCGGCATGGAGTGGATGCAAGCCGGTAACGGCGTCTGGCATGACGCCCGGCCCGTTGGCGGCTCCGCCATACGCGGTTTCCAGCTCTGGGTAGCGTTGCCGCCGGCCCAGGAGAATGCCCCGGCCCACAGCGTTTATCTCGCGCCCTCCGAGATTCCTCGGGAAGGTCCGGCGCTGGTCCTGCTTGGCCAATACGGCGCCGCGCGCAGCAGCGTTGCCGCGCCCGCCGGCATGAACTACCTGGCCGTGCAGCTCAAGGACAAGGAGCGCTGGCGCTACACACCGCCGGCCGGACACGACGTTGCGTGGCTGGCCGTCAACAGCGGCAGCCTCGACGCGGACGCAAATATCACTGCTGGGGAAATGGTGATCTTCCAGGACTCCGCCGCAGCCATCGACATCGTTGCCCGGGGCGCGACCTCCTTCGTGCTCGGTTCGGCGGTCAAGCATCCCCACGACCTGGTGATGGGTCACTACTCAGTCCACACCAGCGAGGCCGCACTGGAACAGGGCGAAAGCGAAATCCGCCGCATCGGCGCCCAGTTGAAACAACAAGGGCGGCTGGCCTAG
- a CDS encoding LysR family transcriptional regulator produces the protein MLDLNDVALFVQVVRSGSFAEAARRLGMPSNTVSRRVQQLEAQLGSRLLQRSTRKLTLTHVGEGFYERCVGAVDGLMDAGQALMHGSDEPAGLVRIAAMADFFDFFPMEWIADFLAAHPRVQLDFVLSDARVDLIADRIDVAFRGGVLQDSGYVGRQLLGNASDGMVASPAYIAAWGMPTLLDDLARHYSVNFPHPSGLSQWQLIGPDGHEVEVQIPSRFNANTAQALRKAAVAGLGIAVLPSALSAMDLEAGRLVRVLPQYQRSGFGLNVLYPSRRQLPLAVSAFIGLVMEKLELKAFPARPS, from the coding sequence ATGCTGGACCTGAACGACGTGGCGCTTTTTGTCCAAGTGGTGCGCAGCGGCAGTTTTGCCGAAGCGGCCAGGCGGCTGGGCATGCCTTCGAACACCGTCAGCCGGCGCGTCCAGCAATTGGAAGCGCAACTGGGTTCACGGTTGCTGCAGCGCTCCACCCGCAAGCTCACGCTGACCCACGTGGGCGAAGGGTTTTATGAGCGTTGCGTGGGCGCGGTAGACGGCTTGATGGATGCGGGCCAGGCACTGATGCACGGCAGTGACGAACCAGCCGGCCTGGTGCGGATCGCCGCGATGGCGGATTTCTTCGACTTCTTCCCGATGGAATGGATTGCCGACTTCCTCGCCGCGCACCCGCGGGTGCAACTTGATTTCGTGCTCAGCGATGCCCGTGTCGACCTGATTGCCGATCGCATTGATGTCGCGTTTCGAGGCGGTGTGCTGCAGGACTCGGGGTATGTCGGCCGGCAACTGCTCGGCAATGCCAGCGACGGCATGGTCGCCAGCCCGGCCTACATCGCTGCGTGGGGCATGCCGACGTTGCTGGACGACCTGGCTCGGCACTACAGCGTGAATTTTCCCCATCCCAGTGGGCTGAGCCAGTGGCAGCTCATCGGTCCGGATGGCCATGAAGTGGAAGTGCAGATACCCAGCCGCTTCAACGCCAATACCGCCCAGGCATTGCGCAAGGCAGCGGTAGCGGGCCTGGGCATCGCTGTGCTTCCGTCGGCGCTGAGCGCCATGGACCTCGAAGCCGGCCGGCTGGTGCGCGTACTGCCGCAGTACCAACGCAGCGGTTTCGGCCTGAACGTGCTTTACCCCAGCCGACGGCAACTGCCCTTGGCGGTCTCGGCATTCATCGGGTTGGTGATGGAGAAACTCGAGCTCAAGGCGTTCCCGGCCCGGCCGAGCTGA
- a CDS encoding flavin-containing monooxygenase encodes MPVETLRIDTLVIGAGQAGVAMSEHLSRQGVPHLVVERNRIAEAWRTARWDSLVANGPAWHDRFPGLEFAGLDPDAFASKDQVAEYFEAYARKFNAPIRTGVEVRKVERTVGRPGFTVDTSDGLIEATNVVVATGPFQRPVIPPIAPEMATVTQIHSAQYRNPAQLAEGAVLVVGAGSSGVQIADELQRAGRQVYLSVGAHDRPPRAYRNRDFCWWLGVLGEWDAEAVKPGKEHVTIAVSGARGGHTVDFRRLAHEGITLVGLTRAFNGSVVSFESNLAENIARGDENYLALLDAADAYIERNGLDLPPEPEARRLLPDPACMTHPIQELDLAESGVTTIIWATGYSVDYSWLNVDVLKADGKPRHQRGVSSEPGLYFVGLPWLSRRGSAFIWGVWHDARHITDHIVKQRTYFDYRDASQRDSQPLKTSLTGVR; translated from the coding sequence ATGCCCGTTGAAACCCTACGCATCGATACGCTTGTAATAGGCGCCGGCCAGGCCGGTGTTGCCATGAGTGAACATTTGAGCCGCCAAGGCGTGCCGCATCTGGTGGTCGAGCGCAACCGCATCGCCGAGGCCTGGCGCACGGCGCGCTGGGATTCGCTGGTCGCCAACGGCCCGGCCTGGCATGACCGCTTTCCCGGCCTCGAATTCGCCGGCCTGGATCCCGATGCCTTTGCCTCCAAGGACCAGGTGGCCGAGTACTTCGAAGCCTATGCCCGCAAATTCAATGCGCCGATTCGCACCGGGGTGGAGGTGCGCAAGGTCGAGCGCACTGTCGGTCGCCCGGGGTTCACCGTTGATACGTCGGACGGCCTGATCGAAGCCACCAATGTGGTAGTCGCCACCGGGCCCTTCCAACGCCCCGTCATTCCGCCCATCGCGCCTGAAATGGCCACGGTCACCCAGATTCATTCGGCGCAATACCGCAACCCCGCGCAGTTGGCCGAAGGCGCCGTGCTGGTGGTCGGCGCGGGGTCGTCGGGGGTGCAGATCGCCGATGAACTGCAGCGCGCCGGCAGACAGGTCTATCTCTCTGTCGGCGCTCACGATCGTCCGCCACGGGCCTATCGCAACCGGGATTTCTGCTGGTGGCTGGGGGTGTTGGGCGAGTGGGATGCCGAAGCGGTCAAGCCGGGCAAGGAGCACGTGACCATCGCCGTGAGCGGGGCGCGGGGCGGCCATACCGTGGACTTTCGTCGGCTGGCCCACGAAGGCATCACGCTGGTGGGCCTGACGCGGGCCTTCAACGGCAGCGTGGTGAGTTTCGAGTCCAACCTTGCCGAGAACATCGCCCGTGGCGATGAGAACTACCTGGCCTTGCTCGACGCTGCCGATGCCTATATCGAGCGCAATGGCCTGGACCTGCCGCCCGAACCCGAGGCGCGCCGGTTGTTGCCCGACCCTGCATGCATGACCCATCCGATCCAGGAGCTGGACCTGGCCGAGTCGGGCGTCACGACCATCATCTGGGCCACCGGGTATTCGGTGGATTACAGCTGGCTGAACGTCGATGTGTTGAAAGCCGACGGCAAGCCTCGCCATCAGCGCGGCGTCAGTAGCGAGCCGGGCCTCTATTTCGTCGGCCTGCCATGGCTGTCGCGGCGCGGCTCGGCGTTCATCTGGGGCGTGTGGCACGACGCCCGGCACATCACCGACCACATCGTCAAACAACGCACGTACTTCGACTACCGCGATGCATCCCAACGCGATTCGCAACCTTTGAAAACCAGCCTGACGGGAGTTCGTTGA
- a CDS encoding RidA family protein, with product MPTHTRIRMFNTKDTYPNQTLDNDLCQAVRAGNTVYVRGQVGTDFDGQLVGLGDPRAQAEQAMRNVKQLLEEAGSDLSHIVKTTTYLIDPRYREPVYQEVGKWLKGVFPISTGLVVSALGQPQWLMEIDVIAVIPE from the coding sequence ATGCCTACTCATACTCGCATCCGCATGTTCAACACCAAGGACACCTACCCGAACCAGACCCTGGACAACGACCTCTGCCAGGCCGTGCGCGCGGGCAATACCGTGTACGTCCGTGGACAGGTCGGCACCGATTTCGACGGCCAGTTGGTCGGCCTCGGCGACCCGCGTGCCCAGGCCGAGCAGGCCATGCGCAACGTCAAGCAATTGCTGGAAGAAGCCGGCAGCGACCTGAGCCACATCGTCAAGACCACCACCTACCTGATCGACCCGCGTTACCGCGAGCCGGTGTACCAGGAGGTCGGCAAATGGCTCAAGGGCGTGTTCCCGATTTCCACCGGGCTGGTGGTCAGCGCCCTCGGCCAGCCGCAGTGGCTGATGGAAATCGATGTGATCGCGGTCATCCCCGAATAA
- a CDS encoding DUF1028 domain-containing protein, whose product MTFSIVGRCAETGQLGIAISSSSIAVGARCPWLRAGVGAVSSQNITLPALGPQILDELAAGSRAQEALDRALARNGYSEYRQVAVVDAQGRTAVFSGRHALGVNGAVVGEQCVAAGNLLAGDGVIAAMVAAFEQGEGSLASRLLGALQAGQAAGGEAGAVHSAALSVVDDLTWPIVDLRVDWAEENPIGELEKLWLAYQPQLQDYLTRALDPTQAPSYGVPGDE is encoded by the coding sequence ATGACGTTTTCCATCGTCGGACGCTGCGCCGAAACCGGCCAGTTGGGCATCGCCATCAGCTCTTCGAGCATTGCCGTCGGCGCCCGTTGCCCGTGGCTGCGGGCCGGGGTGGGCGCGGTGTCGAGCCAGAACATCACATTGCCTGCGCTGGGTCCGCAGATCCTCGACGAATTGGCGGCCGGTTCGAGGGCGCAGGAGGCGCTGGACCGTGCCCTGGCGCGTAACGGCTACAGCGAGTATCGCCAGGTCGCCGTGGTGGATGCCCAGGGGCGCACGGCGGTTTTCAGTGGTCGCCATGCGCTGGGCGTCAACGGCGCCGTGGTCGGTGAGCAGTGTGTGGCGGCCGGCAATCTGCTAGCGGGCGATGGGGTCATCGCCGCCATGGTCGCGGCATTCGAGCAGGGCGAGGGCAGTCTTGCGTCCCGGCTGTTGGGCGCATTGCAGGCGGGACAGGCCGCCGGTGGCGAAGCCGGGGCGGTGCATTCGGCGGCGTTGTCAGTGGTGGATGACCTGACCTGGCCAATTGTCGATCTGCGGGTGGATTGGGCGGAGGAAAACCCCATCGGCGAACTGGAGAAGCTCTGGCTCGCCTATCAGCCGCAGTTGCAGGACTACCTGACCCGCGCCCTTGATCCAACCCAGGCGCCCAGCTATGGAGTGCCGGGCGATGAGTGA
- the argE gene encoding acetylornithine deacetylase has protein sequence MSELRSRALLAELVGFATVSRDSNLALIEFVRDYLQGLGVSSELIYNAEHTKANLLASIGPSVPGGVVLSGHTDVVPVDGQAWTVEPFRLSERDGKLFGRGTADMKGYLACVLAAVPTFLASPLRRPVHLAFSYDEEVGCLGVRSLLEILPQRVPQPALCLIGEPTELQPVLGHKGKLAMRCHVKGAPCHSAYAPYGVNAIEQAARLIGQLGEIGAELAEPSQHDVRFDPGYSTVQVGVIQGGTALNIVPADCRFDFEVRALPDFAPQRVVEKLQDYAEQALLPRMRAVHADTAIRFEPLSAYPGLATSADSEAARLAARLCGSDAFGTVAFGTEGGLFHQASIPSVVCGPGSMDQGHKPDEYVSVEQMAACDRLMDRLAIHLSEPDGRDPG, from the coding sequence ATGAGTGAGCTGCGCAGCCGCGCATTGCTTGCCGAGCTGGTGGGCTTTGCCACGGTCAGCCGCGATTCGAACCTGGCGCTGATCGAGTTCGTCCGCGATTACCTGCAAGGGCTGGGCGTGAGCAGCGAGCTGATCTACAACGCCGAGCACACCAAGGCCAACCTGCTGGCGAGCATCGGCCCGTCGGTGCCGGGTGGCGTGGTGCTGTCCGGGCATACCGATGTGGTGCCGGTGGATGGGCAAGCCTGGACGGTCGAGCCGTTCCGGTTGAGCGAGCGGGACGGCAAGTTGTTCGGGCGCGGTACGGCGGACATGAAAGGCTACCTGGCTTGCGTGCTCGCGGCGGTGCCGACTTTTCTCGCCAGCCCGCTGCGGCGTCCGGTGCACCTGGCCTTTTCCTATGACGAAGAAGTCGGTTGCCTGGGTGTGCGCAGTCTGCTGGAAATCCTGCCGCAACGGGTTCCGCAACCGGCCTTGTGCCTGATCGGCGAACCCACCGAGTTGCAACCGGTGCTGGGCCACAAGGGCAAATTGGCGATGCGTTGCCATGTCAAGGGCGCGCCTTGCCATTCCGCCTACGCGCCCTACGGGGTCAATGCCATCGAGCAGGCGGCGCGCCTGATCGGCCAGCTGGGTGAGATCGGCGCCGAGCTGGCCGAGCCTTCGCAGCACGACGTGCGTTTCGACCCGGGCTATTCGACGGTGCAGGTCGGCGTGATCCAGGGCGGCACGGCACTGAACATCGTCCCCGCCGATTGCCGCTTCGACTTCGAGGTACGCGCCTTGCCGGATTTCGCCCCGCAGCGGGTGGTGGAGAAATTGCAGGACTACGCCGAACAGGCGCTGCTGCCAAGGATGCGGGCGGTTCACGCCGACACCGCGATCCGTTTCGAGCCTTTGTCGGCCTATCCCGGCCTGGCGACCTCGGCGGACAGCGAAGCCGCGCGCCTGGCTGCCCGACTCTGTGGCAGCGATGCCTTCGGCACCGTGGCGTTTGGCACCGAAGGCGGGCTGTTCCATCAGGCCAGCATCCCGTCGGTGGTCTGCGGTCCCGGCAGCATGGACCAGGGTCACAAGCCCGACGAGTACGTGAGTGTCGAGCAAATGGCCGCCTGCGATCGGTTGATGGATCGCCTGGCGATTCACCTGAGCGAGCCCGATGGACGGGACCCAGGATGA
- a CDS encoding ABC transporter substrate-binding protein has product MSRSLRCNIACALALLSTSVLAAPQSLTVISFGGATKLAQDKAYFQPFNASGAGNIVAGEYNGELSKIKAMVAAGHTSWDVVEVESPELLRGCEEGLFERLDPTVIGKPGDFVPGALTECGVATYVWSMVLAYDQSKLAKAPTSWADFWNVKAYPGKRGLRKGAKYTLEIALLADGVKTEDVYKVLNTPEGVTRAFAKLDQIKPNIQWWEAGAQPAQWLVAGDVAMSAAYNGRIASAQKEGMKLSIVWPQSLYDPEYWAVVKGTPNKALAEKFIAFASQPQTQKVFSENIPYGPVHRQTLGLLPAEVREQLPTAEANLAQAQAVDAEFWVDHGEELEQRFNAWAAR; this is encoded by the coding sequence ATGTCCAGATCCTTGCGTTGCAACATTGCGTGTGCCCTGGCGTTGCTGAGCACCAGCGTCCTGGCCGCGCCACAAAGCCTGACCGTGATTTCATTCGGCGGCGCCACCAAGTTGGCCCAGGACAAGGCCTACTTCCAACCCTTCAACGCCAGCGGTGCGGGAAACATCGTGGCCGGCGAATACAACGGCGAGCTGTCGAAAATCAAGGCGATGGTCGCGGCCGGGCACACCAGTTGGGACGTGGTCGAGGTGGAAAGTCCCGAGCTGCTGCGCGGTTGTGAAGAAGGCTTGTTCGAAAGACTCGACCCGACGGTCATCGGCAAACCCGGGGATTTCGTTCCGGGAGCGCTCACCGAGTGCGGCGTGGCGACGTACGTCTGGTCGATGGTCCTGGCGTATGACCAGAGCAAACTTGCGAAGGCGCCGACGTCCTGGGCGGATTTCTGGAACGTGAAGGCGTACCCGGGCAAGCGCGGTTTGCGCAAGGGCGCCAAGTACACCCTGGAAATCGCCTTGCTGGCGGATGGCGTCAAGACCGAGGACGTGTACAAGGTCTTGAACACACCGGAGGGCGTCACACGGGCATTTGCCAAGCTGGACCAGATCAAGCCGAACATCCAGTGGTGGGAGGCAGGCGCCCAGCCGGCGCAGTGGCTGGTGGCCGGCGACGTGGCGATGAGTGCCGCCTACAACGGTCGCATCGCCTCGGCACAGAAGGAAGGCATGAAACTGAGCATCGTCTGGCCGCAGAGCCTGTATGACCCGGAGTATTGGGCGGTGGTCAAAGGCACGCCTAACAAGGCCCTGGCCGAGAAGTTCATCGCCTTTGCCAGTCAGCCGCAGACGCAGAAAGTCTTCTCGGAGAACATCCCGTACGGACCGGTGCATCGCCAGACGCTGGGCCTGTTGCCCGCTGAAGTCCGTGAGCAACTGCCCACCGCCGAGGCCAACCTGGCGCAGGCGCAAGCCGTAGACGCGGAGTTCTGGGTCGATCACGGCGAGGAGCTGGAGCAGCGTTTCAACGCCTGGGCGGCTCGCTAG